One window of the Rhipicephalus sanguineus isolate Rsan-2018 chromosome 4, BIME_Rsan_1.4, whole genome shotgun sequence genome contains the following:
- the LOC119391922 gene encoding membrane metallo-endopeptidase-like 1 produces the protein MYLPMRNHIVIPATVLRMPLFSTAAPMSFIYGGLGAVLGHEMTHAFDPVGSRWDARGRQRDWWTASSRQLYNGRLVCLRLSHGTAQADTDAENTADFAGLVSSYIAYSNLEDTQQLEGLPYDAEQLFFISSCIKWCASAGAGYSKRYAPWWERCNVPPKNMEEFADAFHCAVGSAMRPAQRCTFW, from the exons ATGTACCTGCCGATGCGTAACCACATCGTGATCCCGGCTACGGTGCTGCGGATGCCTCTGTTCTCGACGGCGGCGCCTATGTCGTTTATCTACGGCGGCCTAGGCGCAGTGTTGGGTCATGAAATGACTCATGCGTTCGACCCCGTGGGCAGCCGTTGGGATGCACGGGGTCGCCAGAGAGACTGGTGGACGGCTAGCTCGAGGCAGCTGTACAACGGCCGCCTCGTCTGTCTGCGCCTCTCTCACGGAACAGCCCAG GCCGATACTGACGCCGAGAACACCGCCGACTTCGCCGGGCTCGTGTCATCCTACATCGCCTACTCGAACCTGGAGGACACGCAACAGCTCGAGGGGCTCCCGTACGACGCGGAACAGCTCTTCTTCATCTCATCGTGCATCAAGTGGTGCGCCTCTGCCGGTGCCGGCTACTCGAAGCGCTACGCGCCCTGGTGGGAACGCTGCAACGTGCCACCCAAGAACATGGAGGAGTTCGCGGATGCCTTCCATTGTGCCGTGGGATCCGCCATGCGGCCCGCCCAGCGCTGCACTTTCTGGTAG